The following proteins come from a genomic window of Gimesia chilikensis:
- a CDS encoding tetratricopeptide repeat protein, translated as MSTPSSLYDEAVKTYESGDVEQAVEKLKEVLAQDENYVLAHSASAVYYQKLGKFDEAIEHAKKVTELEPEDNFSYLQLSVICQRCGRIAEAEDALAKAHSMAQKK; from the coding sequence ATGAGTACTCCATCCAGTCTGTACGATGAAGCAGTCAAAACTTACGAGAGTGGGGACGTGGAACAGGCAGTAGAGAAACTGAAGGAAGTGCTGGCCCAGGATGAAAATTATGTTCTGGCTCACTCAGCCTCCGCGGTCTATTACCAGAAGCTGGGAAAGTTTGATGAAGCCATCGAGCATGCCAAGAAGGTCACCGAACTGGAACCGGAAGACAACTTCTCCTACCTGCAGCTCTCCGTAATCTGTCAGCGATGTGGACGCATCGCGGAAGCAGAAGATGCTCTGGCCAAAGCCCACTCCATGGCACAGAAGAAATAA
- a CDS encoding DUF1559 domain-containing protein — MQIQNTKRPERNGFSLTELIVVMVIIVILVALTLPALESARAPSRKIACLNKMRNVGLAVVNFSSGANSELPLLVDPNMTVSTEDAPNPQATHDDLTWCTTILPFLDNVGFRQRWDAAASQASSATMSAEAISLLTNLNATRFPVFTCPDDAANTEQGALSYVANVGYVTSYYNTATDRAHRPDSADGGLDGDIKTTADIPVKFATGVFWRPYTSRMSLDFISQKGDGLRQTLMLSENLQAGNWSSTDTGSLGFGIDMQGVYSSGTTHLTLPTDFTLENTTTSTDSRIGSQTDAKKSQAWRPSSNHPGGVVNVIFCDGSGRSLSPDIDPGIYARLITPAGQPNGQAELDEDSF; from the coding sequence ATGCAGATTCAAAACACAAAACGTCCGGAGCGAAATGGTTTCTCGCTGACCGAATTAATTGTGGTGATGGTGATTATTGTAATCCTGGTGGCACTGACTCTACCCGCGCTGGAAAGCGCCCGGGCTCCCTCCAGAAAAATAGCCTGCCTCAATAAGATGCGAAACGTGGGCTTGGCGGTCGTTAACTTCTCCTCCGGAGCAAATTCGGAACTGCCGCTGCTGGTGGATCCGAATATGACCGTTTCTACCGAGGATGCCCCCAATCCACAGGCGACGCATGATGACCTCACCTGGTGCACGACGATTCTGCCTTTCCTGGATAACGTCGGTTTTCGACAGCGCTGGGATGCGGCCGCCAGTCAGGCTTCCAGTGCCACGATGAGTGCGGAAGCGATTTCGTTACTGACGAATCTGAATGCGACACGTTTCCCCGTCTTCACCTGCCCTGACGACGCGGCGAACACAGAGCAGGGGGCACTCTCTTATGTCGCGAATGTGGGTTATGTAACCTCTTATTATAATACCGCGACTGACCGAGCGCACCGTCCCGACAGTGCCGACGGCGGGCTGGATGGCGACATCAAGACAACAGCAGACATCCCGGTGAAATTTGCCACCGGAGTTTTCTGGCGTCCATATACATCCCGCATGTCACTCGACTTCATCTCCCAGAAAGGGGATGGTCTGAGACAGACATTGATGCTCTCAGAAAATCTGCAGGCGGGCAACTGGTCATCCACCGATACCGGCAGCCTCGGTTTTGGCATCGACATGCAGGGCGTCTATTCCAGCGGCACTACTCATCTCACACTGCCGACGGATTTCACTCTGGAGAATACCACAACCTCGACGGACTCACGCATTGGATCCCAGACCGACGCTAAAAAAAGTCAGGCCTGGCGGCCCAGTTCAAATCACCCCGGTGGTGTAGTGAATGTCATCTTCTGTGATGGCAGTGGAAGATCGCTGAGCCCTGATATTGATCCGGGAATCTATGCCCGACTCATCACACCAGCTGGGCAACCGAACGGCCAGGCAGAGCTGGACGAAGATTCCTTCTGA
- a CDS encoding ClpP family protease, producing MFDPLSGQMPTQANQRARSYSQQRQMGIGDLLLDNRIIFLDSVINDASANLIVMKLLYLQSENRHQDIHLYVNSPGGSVTSTMAIYDTMQFIECDVATYCVGLAASGGAILVAGGQKGKRYILPHAKMMIHQPFGEVGGQVSDIEIQAKDILDTREVLNKILAGHTGQSIEKIAQDTSRDRFLSSADSVEYGLVDEVLVRDTSDKDKK from the coding sequence ATGTTCGATCCCTTATCAGGGCAGATGCCGACTCAGGCGAATCAACGTGCCAGAAGCTATTCCCAGCAGCGCCAGATGGGCATTGGCGACCTTCTGCTGGACAACCGGATCATCTTTCTGGACAGCGTCATTAATGATGCCAGTGCGAATCTGATCGTGATGAAACTGCTCTATCTGCAGTCCGAAAACCGCCACCAGGACATCCATCTTTACGTCAACTCACCCGGTGGTTCAGTGACATCTACGATGGCCATTTACGATACGATGCAGTTCATCGAATGTGATGTCGCCACCTATTGTGTTGGCTTGGCTGCCAGTGGTGGAGCGATCCTGGTTGCCGGGGGACAGAAGGGCAAACGCTATATTCTGCCGCACGCCAAAATGATGATTCACCAGCCTTTCGGGGAAGTCGGTGGTCAGGTTTCTGACATTGAAATTCAGGCCAAAGACATTCTCGATACCCGTGAGGTATTGAATAAAATTCTGGCTGGCCACACCGGTCAGAGTATTGAAAAAATTGCGCAGGACACTTCTCGTGACCGCTTCCTTTCTTCAGCCGATTCGGTCGAATATGGTCTGGTCGATGAAGTTCTGGTCCGTGATACCAGCGACAAAGACAAGAAATAA
- a CDS encoding DUF1559 domain-containing protein yields MQSGKRKNESSLRWGFTWVELLITLAVITLLGSLSLSAIQRTRNNYRGLSCLNNLRNVGLAVINYSSEANAYLPPLVSPSQMNGPGKNTGNDDMSLYVMILPYLDQVSFYQRWELAAYIAAGETSAAQLRAKADLDRFNAAQIPIFVCPNDPDTVKSGGLSYCVNIGYVTSQYNSAADTSHVVDSPDGGFDSDPDNDTDLPVKFASGVFWRPWKSGMTLDYIAAADGLTQTLMLSENLQAGKWSSIYTGDLGFGVDVEGILTGPSLKLPADFNLKTDHSDSRINANYSAGEGQAWRPSSNHPSGAVNVVLCDGSGRSLSPKMDPRVYARLLTPAGLRYGQDVVPQYGF; encoded by the coding sequence ATGCAGAGCGGGAAACGGAAAAATGAGAGCTCCCTGCGGTGGGGATTTACCTGGGTCGAACTGTTAATCACACTGGCCGTGATCACGCTGCTGGGATCACTCAGTCTCTCCGCGATTCAGAGGACAAGGAATAATTACAGAGGCCTTTCCTGTCTCAATAATTTGAGGAACGTCGGTCTGGCTGTGATCAACTATTCTTCCGAGGCGAATGCGTATCTGCCCCCGCTGGTCAGTCCCAGCCAGATGAATGGACCTGGCAAGAATACTGGCAATGACGATATGTCGCTGTATGTGATGATCCTCCCATATCTGGATCAGGTCTCCTTTTATCAACGCTGGGAACTGGCTGCCTATATCGCGGCGGGGGAGACGTCCGCGGCCCAGCTGCGTGCGAAAGCAGATCTCGATCGATTCAACGCGGCTCAAATTCCGATCTTTGTCTGCCCGAATGATCCTGATACAGTGAAATCTGGCGGGCTCTCTTATTGTGTGAACATCGGATATGTGACGTCCCAATATAATTCCGCAGCAGATACGTCTCACGTTGTGGACAGTCCAGATGGGGGATTTGATTCTGATCCCGACAATGACACAGACCTGCCCGTCAAGTTTGCCTCGGGAGTATTCTGGCGGCCCTGGAAGTCCGGCATGACGCTCGATTATATCGCAGCAGCTGATGGACTGACGCAGACTCTGATGCTCTCAGAAAACCTGCAGGCGGGAAAGTGGTCCTCAATCTATACCGGCGACCTGGGGTTTGGAGTCGACGTGGAAGGAATTCTGACTGGTCCCTCTCTGAAGTTGCCGGCTGATTTTAATTTGAAAACCGACCACTCTGATTCGCGGATCAATGCGAACTATTCCGCCGGGGAAGGGCAAGCCTGGCGCCCCAGCTCTAACCACCCCAGTGGTGCTGTGAATGTTGTCTTGTGTGACGGCAGTGGAAGATCGTTGTCACCGAAGATGGATCCCCGAGTGTATGCCCGCCTGCTGACACCCGCTGGTTTACGATACGGTCAGGATGTGGTCCCCCAATATGGATTCTGA
- the clpP gene encoding ATP-dependent Clp endopeptidase proteolytic subunit ClpP yields MTVLTPYVIEKNGRDERAMDIYSRLLQDRIIMMGSQVNDQVAQSLVAQLLFLQFDDPEADIHFYINSPGGSVTAGMAIYDTMQYISCDVATYCIGQAASMGALLLTAGAPGKRNALPNSRIMIHQPLAGMQGTATDLEIHAKEVLKMKRRLNEILLHHTGQTLEKIEQDTDRDNFMDSTEAKAYGLIDNVLEHLDLPGTKE; encoded by the coding sequence ATGACGGTCCTAACACCTTATGTGATCGAAAAAAATGGCCGCGATGAACGGGCCATGGATATCTATAGTCGTCTCCTGCAGGATCGTATCATTATGATGGGTTCTCAGGTCAATGATCAGGTGGCTCAGAGCCTGGTGGCTCAGCTGCTGTTTCTGCAGTTTGATGATCCTGAAGCAGACATCCACTTTTACATCAACTCTCCCGGTGGCTCAGTGACTGCCGGGATGGCCATCTACGATACGATGCAATACATCTCTTGTGATGTGGCCACATACTGTATCGGGCAGGCCGCCAGTATGGGCGCTCTGCTGCTGACAGCCGGTGCTCCGGGCAAACGCAACGCACTGCCCAACAGCCGCATCATGATTCACCAGCCGCTCGCCGGGATGCAGGGTACGGCTACCGATCTGGAAATTCATGCCAAAGAAGTTCTGAAAATGAAGCGGCGTCTGAACGAGATTCTGCTGCATCATACCGGTCAGACGCTCGAGAAAATCGAGCAGGATACGGACCGGGATAACTTCATGGATTCCACCGAAGCCAAAGCTTACGGACTGATCGATAACGTGCTCGAGCACCTGGATCTGCCCGGAACCAAAGAATAG
- a CDS encoding ParB/RepB/Spo0J family partition protein, with protein sequence MEDHNQEDQNQNPVDPAAEQSENPGVPRRRLGRGLNALLGRGGEPDSENYQDGAGADSQENPAPVQSSDQIDIDLIERNPYQPRQDFAAESLKELEGSIRQHGILQPLLVRPFDGAYQLIAGERRLKAAREAGLKTVPCRVLHLEEREVCEVAIEENLKRKDLNVLEKAQAFKNYLSQFDSTIEQLAQRLSLDRSTVNNMIRLLDLAEPVKQALQAEKISAGHARTLLSLDNDKQVALCEQIQSESLSVRKTEAEVRKILKGEADTVPFENPKPKQPADAPQMTNHLIDLQQQLREILGAQVEIKLKTEQSGQIVIPFDSNDTFERITGVLRKSA encoded by the coding sequence ATGGAAGATCATAATCAGGAAGATCAAAACCAGAATCCAGTTGATCCGGCAGCTGAGCAATCAGAAAATCCTGGGGTCCCTCGTCGACGGTTAGGCCGTGGTTTGAACGCCTTGCTGGGACGTGGGGGAGAACCAGATTCAGAAAATTATCAGGACGGTGCAGGTGCAGACTCGCAAGAGAATCCGGCACCAGTTCAGTCCTCCGACCAGATCGACATTGATCTGATCGAACGGAATCCGTATCAGCCTCGTCAGGATTTCGCAGCGGAATCCCTCAAGGAACTCGAAGGCAGTATCCGTCAACACGGTATTCTGCAACCGCTGCTGGTCCGTCCGTTCGATGGTGCCTATCAGCTGATCGCCGGGGAACGCCGTTTGAAGGCAGCCCGTGAAGCGGGACTGAAAACGGTTCCCTGCCGGGTGCTCCATCTGGAAGAACGCGAAGTCTGTGAAGTCGCGATCGAGGAGAACCTCAAGCGAAAAGATTTGAATGTACTCGAAAAGGCCCAGGCCTTCAAAAACTATCTGAGCCAGTTCGACAGTACGATCGAGCAGCTCGCACAGCGATTGAGTCTGGACCGTTCGACCGTCAATAACATGATCCGGTTGCTCGATCTGGCGGAACCCGTCAAGCAGGCTCTCCAGGCAGAGAAGATCTCAGCCGGTCATGCCCGGACCCTGTTGAGCCTGGATAACGATAAACAGGTCGCCCTCTGTGAGCAGATTCAGTCCGAGTCCCTCTCGGTCCGAAAAACTGAAGCTGAGGTGCGGAAGATCCTCAAAGGTGAAGCTGACACCGTGCCCTTTGAGAATCCCAAACCGAAGCAACCCGCTGATGCTCCCCAGATGACGAATCACCTGATTGACCTGCAGCAGCAACTGCGGGAAATTCTGGGAGCCCAAGTGGAGATCAAACTCAAGACCGAACAGTCCGGTCAGATTGTGATTCCCTTCGATTCGAACGATACCTTCGAGCGGATTACTGGAGTGCTCCGCAAGTCGGCCTGA
- a CDS encoding ArnT family glycosyltransferase, which translates to MPSPKPTAEPSATYSRLELILLGIVLLVSCLARVMFFSDVAVEHFDEGVYASNLWFSAEQGAEYPGRYFYAPPLLPFLIEWSMIFLGSGVWGVFLPSLLLGVMTVLLIWWVARAWFGSSAGLVAALLAGGSDLHLLYTRTALTDVALGFFLLLSVYLIWRSWLSLDWKWPVLAGVAIGLGWSIKYNGWLPLAIGFSGIVPWLWIYHRDRLPLTSYLTRAVVFTLTAVVVWSPVLIGLQKWGGYSVVAANHSRYVVGFSGWFDSCTRQLLNLRLLEGPFGAISLGLVCLVGCLLALHVGCWSSTHSGNENKNEEGGRSTWNTMLVGCLAGLPVLGGWLVGITPVLAILAVIGILLQLFCMSGQRSKSDSRDDSLGLSRPLAAWLLAAWFCGLLLATPLYHPYPRLTIPWMISAWLGTAALVGWLESRAGCSLCELLSRSGKLRTQPARIMGGVTFVGVALLVILIARPWSVDAWQPRNGLASISRQLLADLRQEHANSDEAILYIYAEPGLFFNLKAEGHQLTGPVADFQFLDSLPPQMPVYLIAGPHAERDPEFVKQFDQAQDRLDLVQSYEYDPSLLVRLNQAQLPDESVNESVRLYRVR; encoded by the coding sequence GTGCCTTCTCCTAAACCGACAGCAGAGCCCTCCGCCACATACTCCCGACTGGAGCTGATCCTGCTGGGGATCGTTCTGTTGGTCTCCTGTCTGGCACGGGTGATGTTCTTCTCCGATGTGGCTGTCGAGCATTTTGATGAAGGCGTCTATGCATCCAATCTCTGGTTCTCCGCAGAGCAGGGGGCCGAGTATCCAGGCCGCTATTTTTACGCGCCGCCTCTGCTGCCGTTTCTGATCGAGTGGTCCATGATCTTCCTGGGCAGCGGTGTCTGGGGTGTGTTTCTCCCCTCACTGCTATTGGGCGTCATGACTGTGCTCTTGATCTGGTGGGTGGCTCGTGCCTGGTTTGGTTCTTCCGCCGGACTGGTGGCAGCACTCCTGGCGGGAGGCAGTGACCTGCATTTGCTCTATACAAGAACTGCGCTCACAGATGTTGCACTCGGATTCTTTCTGCTGCTCAGCGTCTACCTCATCTGGCGGAGTTGGCTCTCGCTCGATTGGAAGTGGCCGGTACTGGCTGGTGTCGCCATTGGCCTGGGGTGGTCGATCAAGTACAACGGCTGGCTCCCGCTGGCCATCGGCTTTTCTGGAATTGTTCCCTGGCTCTGGATCTACCACCGTGACCGTCTCCCGCTGACCAGCTACCTGACACGCGCTGTCGTCTTTACTCTGACGGCTGTGGTTGTCTGGTCGCCGGTATTGATCGGGCTGCAGAAGTGGGGAGGCTATTCTGTCGTCGCTGCCAATCACAGTCGGTATGTTGTTGGCTTCTCGGGCTGGTTCGATTCCTGTACGCGACAACTCCTCAACCTGCGTTTGCTCGAGGGACCATTCGGAGCAATCAGCCTCGGGCTGGTCTGTCTGGTGGGATGCCTGCTGGCACTCCATGTCGGTTGCTGGAGTTCAACTCACTCCGGAAATGAAAACAAGAATGAGGAAGGTGGGCGTTCCACGTGGAACACGATGCTGGTTGGTTGCCTGGCAGGACTCCCCGTACTGGGGGGCTGGCTGGTAGGGATCACCCCGGTCCTCGCCATCCTGGCTGTCATCGGAATTCTGCTGCAGCTGTTCTGCATGTCGGGACAGCGATCGAAATCTGATTCCCGAGATGATTCATTAGGACTGTCCCGACCGCTGGCAGCCTGGTTACTGGCGGCCTGGTTCTGTGGTCTGCTACTGGCCACTCCGCTCTACCATCCCTATCCCCGTCTGACGATTCCCTGGATGATTTCTGCCTGGTTAGGTACCGCCGCGCTGGTGGGTTGGCTCGAGTCACGAGCAGGCTGCTCCCTCTGCGAACTCTTATCGAGATCTGGTAAGCTAAGGACTCAGCCCGCGCGTATCATGGGGGGAGTCACTTTTGTGGGTGTCGCCCTCCTCGTGATTCTGATCGCGCGACCCTGGTCGGTCGATGCCTGGCAACCTCGAAACGGACTTGCGTCGATCTCCCGTCAGTTGCTGGCGGACCTCCGGCAGGAACACGCCAACTCGGATGAAGCGATTCTCTACATCTATGCCGAGCCTGGGTTGTTCTTCAACCTGAAAGCAGAGGGGCATCAGCTGACCGGTCCGGTAGCTGACTTCCAGTTTCTGGATTCGCTTCCACCCCAGATGCCGGTCTACTTGATCGCGGGACCACATGCGGAGCGCGACCCCGAGTTTGTGAAGCAATTCGATCAGGCTCAAGATCGACTCGATCTGGTCCAGTCCTACGAGTATGATCCCAGCCTGCTGGTCCGACTGAATCAGGCGCAGCTACCAGATGAATCTGTGAATGAATCGGTCCGTCTTTACCGTGTCCGGTAA
- a CDS encoding DUF1559 domain-containing protein encodes MKRMSANSSRRGFSLTDLVVVIVVSCLLFALVLPMVPTSRRAARKVQCLNRLRNIGLAVVNYSSGANSHLPLLVETNSDPSLVTVPHANAGNNDVNWCITVLPYLDAVMFRLRWDQAAAQAARFDADDTQLKILADLQKQVFPIFVCPNDPLNDEPGALSYVANVGYVTANYNTVGDRMHRPDSADGGLDGDVTTIEDIPVKFASGVIWRPYTTHMSLDIISAGDGLTQTLMLSENLQAGNWSSTDTGSLGFGIDMQGVYSKGSETLVLPIVFDLKNITTGTDSRIGANLGAPKSQAWRPSSNHPSGAVNVIFCDGSGKSLTPEMDPAIYARLLTPTGLRYGQAEVDGSSF; translated from the coding sequence ATGAAGCGGATGAGTGCTAATTCTTCGCGGCGGGGGTTCTCGCTGACAGATCTGGTCGTTGTGATTGTAGTCAGTTGCCTCCTGTTCGCATTAGTTCTGCCTATGGTACCCACCAGTAGACGCGCTGCCAGAAAAGTACAATGTTTAAATCGTCTGCGAAACATTGGACTGGCAGTGGTGAATTATTCATCAGGCGCTAATTCACATCTGCCCCTGCTTGTGGAAACAAATTCGGATCCGTCCCTGGTGACGGTGCCTCACGCGAATGCAGGTAATAATGATGTCAACTGGTGTATTACAGTGCTTCCTTACCTGGATGCGGTCATGTTCAGACTGCGATGGGATCAGGCGGCGGCTCAGGCAGCACGATTTGATGCTGACGATACTCAGTTAAAGATCCTGGCAGATTTGCAGAAGCAGGTGTTCCCCATTTTTGTCTGCCCGAATGACCCCTTGAACGATGAGCCAGGGGCGCTCTCTTATGTTGCCAATGTGGGTTATGTGACCGCAAATTATAATACCGTAGGTGACAGGATGCACCGTCCGGACAGCGCCGATGGCGGTCTGGATGGCGATGTGACAACAATTGAAGACATCCCGGTGAAGTTTGCCTCCGGAGTGATATGGAGACCTTATACCACTCACATGTCACTTGATATCATCTCGGCAGGAGATGGACTGACCCAGACTTTGATGCTCTCTGAAAATCTTCAGGCAGGCAACTGGTCGTCGACCGATACAGGCAGTCTGGGATTTGGCATCGATATGCAGGGCGTCTATTCGAAGGGATCTGAGACACTCGTTTTACCGATCGTTTTTGATCTGAAAAACATCACAACTGGGACCGACTCGCGTATCGGCGCAAATCTGGGTGCTCCCAAATCGCAGGCCTGGCGACCCAGTTCCAATCATCCCAGTGGTGCAGTAAATGTGATCTTCTGTGATGGCAGTGGTAAATCACTCACACCTGAGATGGACCCTGCTATCTATGCCAGGCTACTGACTCCGACAGGGCTGCGTTATGGCCAGGCAGAAGTGGATGGTTCTTCCTTCTGA